From one Synechocystis sp. PCC 6803 substr. PCC-P genomic stretch:
- a CDS encoding glycosyltransferase family 1 protein, with product MLKVCVDATAIRGQLSGIGFYNLSLLRALNELQHSQQFQGQFSLQIYYQPGLKDWCQGNWQKKHHLAEFTDCTCLPLPVTLSDRLVNFPNPILNLLEKRLDKPDLIHGIDHYIFPSQKAINLLTIHDLTFLKFPEFVPPIVQRYHQRILRCLPFAQGILTFAESTKREINEYYQFPLERIFVTPQASRYRGSQLSTEPSSPKNKFINESLLATIPYNFAVPYFLFVSTLEPRKNVVGLIEAFNLFKQVTKAHHQLVLIGQLGWKYEPILTAIANSAYQDQIHRLAYVPNQWLGEFYQRATAFVYPSFYEGFGLPVVEAMNFGLPIITAGAGSLPEVMGDSGVLVDPQDTQALALALEKIVSDTDWRDHLRQKSLTRSKDFSWENTARKTLEVYQSLIA from the coding sequence ATGCTAAAAGTTTGTGTGGATGCTACAGCAATACGGGGCCAATTGAGTGGTATCGGTTTTTATAATCTCAGTCTGCTGCGAGCCCTTAATGAACTACAACATAGCCAACAATTTCAAGGGCAATTTTCTCTACAAATTTATTATCAACCTGGCTTAAAAGATTGGTGCCAAGGAAATTGGCAAAAAAAACATCATCTGGCCGAATTCACCGATTGTACTTGTTTGCCGTTGCCAGTTACCCTGAGCGATCGCCTAGTTAATTTTCCCAATCCCATTTTGAATTTATTGGAGAAGCGTCTAGACAAACCGGATCTTATCCATGGCATTGACCATTATATTTTTCCTAGCCAAAAAGCCATCAATTTATTAACAATTCACGATCTAACTTTTCTCAAATTTCCCGAATTCGTTCCGCCCATTGTGCAACGTTACCACCAAAGAATTTTGCGTTGTTTGCCCTTTGCCCAGGGAATTTTAACCTTTGCAGAGAGTACAAAACGGGAAATTAACGAATATTACCAGTTTCCCCTAGAACGAATTTTTGTTACTCCCCAAGCTAGTCGTTACCGGGGTTCACAGTTATCCACAGAGCCAAGTTCTCCAAAAAATAAATTCATAAATGAGTCATTGTTAGCCACCATTCCCTACAATTTTGCAGTGCCCTATTTTCTTTTTGTCAGCACTCTGGAACCCCGAAAAAATGTGGTTGGCTTGATCGAAGCCTTTAATTTATTCAAACAAGTCACTAAGGCCCACCACCAGTTAGTGCTCATCGGTCAATTGGGCTGGAAATATGAACCCATTCTCACGGCGATCGCCAATTCTGCCTATCAAGATCAGATTCATCGTTTGGCCTATGTGCCCAACCAGTGGCTAGGGGAATTTTACCAACGGGCGACAGCTTTTGTTTATCCTTCTTTTTATGAAGGTTTTGGCTTGCCAGTGGTGGAGGCAATGAACTTTGGTTTACCGATAATTACTGCTGGGGCTGGATCTTTGCCAGAAGTGATGGGAGACAGTGGTGTATTAGTAGATCCCCAAGATACCCAGGCTCTAGCGTTAGCATTGGAAAAAATTGTTAGTGATACGGATTGGCGGGATCACTTAAGGCAAAAAAGTTTAACTAGGTCTAAGGATTTTTCCTGGGAAAACACTGCCCGTAAAACCCTAGAAGTTTATCAGTCTTTAATTGCTTAA
- a CDS encoding hybrid sensor histidine kinase/response regulator has protein sequence MLANLLSAHGYRIRKALNANFALKSIEQSPPDLILLDVNMPTMNGYEMCARLKSNPHTQEIPIIFISALDNVLDKVKAFNLGGADYITKPFQMEEVLARIEHQLLLQQQKHQLRAEIQERKRAEQSLEVSLRVVSHDLRNPVLGLSMVLNNCLKRADPDQTELSLPRQTLEQMARSCERQLALINSLVESQHWEQQGVPLVLRRLDLGTLVRDFAEEWSLGLGEQEVTLNLNLGENLPAIMGDANFIWRVLENLLANSLKYNPLPRPQPLSITITVTAIDQTLTCRVKDNGVGVDLAIADRVFERYQRGDRENNPLGLGLGLYVCKLIVEAHGGQIGLNTAVSRGAEIYFTLPLEKDCA, from the coding sequence TTGCTGGCCAACCTTTTGTCCGCCCATGGTTACCGAATCCGTAAAGCATTGAATGCTAATTTTGCCCTCAAAAGTATTGAGCAGTCCCCGCCGGACTTGATTTTGCTAGACGTTAACATGCCCACCATGAACGGCTATGAAATGTGTGCCCGGCTAAAGTCCAATCCCCACACCCAAGAAATTCCAATTATCTTTATCAGTGCCCTGGATAATGTGCTTGATAAAGTCAAAGCCTTTAACCTGGGGGGAGCGGATTACATCACTAAGCCATTTCAAATGGAAGAAGTGCTGGCCCGCATTGAACACCAACTGCTACTACAACAACAAAAACATCAACTACGAGCAGAAATCCAAGAACGGAAGCGGGCGGAACAATCCCTGGAGGTTTCCCTACGGGTGGTGTCCCACGATCTCCGTAATCCTGTGTTGGGGTTATCTATGGTGCTCAATAACTGCCTTAAACGGGCCGATCCAGATCAAACGGAACTTTCCCTGCCCCGCCAAACCCTAGAGCAGATGGCCCGCAGTTGTGAACGTCAATTAGCCTTGATCAATTCCCTGGTGGAAAGCCAGCATTGGGAACAACAGGGGGTTCCCTTAGTGTTGCGACGCCTTGATCTGGGCACCCTAGTGAGGGATTTTGCGGAGGAATGGTCGTTGGGGTTGGGGGAGCAGGAAGTAACTCTTAATTTAAATCTGGGGGAAAATTTACCCGCAATCATGGGAGATGCCAACTTTATTTGGCGGGTGCTGGAAAATTTATTGGCCAATAGCCTGAAATACAATCCTTTACCCCGGCCCCAACCGTTGAGCATTACCATTACGGTTACCGCCATAGACCAAACCCTAACCTGTCGGGTCAAAGATAATGGGGTGGGTGTGGATCTGGCCATCGCTGACCGAGTTTTTGAACGTTATCAGCGCGGCGATCGGGAGAACAATCCCCTTGGGCTGGGCTTAGGACTATACGTTTGCAAGCTCATTGTCGAGGCCCACGGTGGCCAAATTGGTCTCAATACTGCGGTTAGTAGGGGGGCAGAGATTTACTTTACCCTCCCCCTGGAAAAAGATTGTGCTTAA
- a CDS encoding response regulator codes for MEQKLEREDCLRAIARTLLEKDWATAVRFAIEQLGLLFGCQRVHVIYHDPAKDCLHMAEEWCAVGIAPRLSTFQGVPVATYPWLWANLQDSEGVLVRDVEQMPPEAEMDKVSLQFDLVKSILVVPMVKDAQVLGYISMVHLHDNYGWNPEELNLAKLVGQFLAIAQARHQAETTLTQAKEAADAANRAKTEFLASISHELRTPLNAIIGFSQLLHRDPSLAPHRPTLDIINRSGEHLLELINDILEMSKIEAGRTTLNEKIIDCHRLLDNLQALFQLRAQEKQLLLKVERSPEVPEWIKTDGGKLRQVLINLLANAIKFTAQGGVTLKVKCLTAPQTDEGQGASIWLHFLVSDTGPGIAAHEMDELFVPFAQTETGLKSCQGNGLGLPISQKFVQLMGGQIQVRSKVDQGSAFFFAIPVQVMAAPKPTPETSAVTLPPLDQYNQKVLVVDDRPESRLLLRQLLTSLGFVVQEAENGEMAIALWESWHPQVILMDMQMPVLDGRSTTQKIKASPQGQHTIIIALTASAFEGERAEILSAGCDDFLSKPFRPEELIALLAKHLAVALPSQGQPPASPLRPFPVITAPSLSEQLAKTPQSWRQKMAKMALECNDDDLITLVESLPTLSPSLAHLLATWAREYRFEQIFLVVESSFGAVTLAG; via the coding sequence TTGGAGCAAAAGTTGGAACGGGAAGATTGTCTGCGGGCAATTGCGAGAACTTTGCTGGAAAAGGACTGGGCCACAGCGGTGCGTTTTGCCATAGAGCAACTGGGGCTGTTGTTTGGCTGTCAGCGGGTCCATGTGATTTACCATGACCCAGCCAAGGACTGTTTACACATGGCGGAAGAATGGTGTGCTGTGGGTATTGCCCCCCGGTTATCAACTTTTCAAGGAGTACCGGTGGCCACCTATCCTTGGCTCTGGGCCAATTTGCAGGATAGTGAAGGCGTTTTGGTGAGGGATGTGGAGCAAATGCCGCCGGAAGCTGAGATGGATAAGGTCTCCCTGCAATTTGACCTGGTGAAATCCATCCTAGTGGTGCCCATGGTTAAGGATGCCCAGGTGTTGGGCTACATCAGCATGGTTCATCTCCACGACAACTATGGTTGGAACCCGGAGGAGTTGAACTTGGCCAAACTGGTGGGACAATTTTTGGCGATCGCCCAGGCCCGGCACCAAGCAGAGACAACCCTGACCCAAGCTAAGGAAGCGGCGGATGCGGCCAATCGGGCTAAAACGGAATTTTTGGCCAGTATTAGCCATGAATTACGCACTCCCCTCAACGCCATTATTGGCTTTAGTCAACTGTTGCATCGGGATCCCAGTTTGGCTCCCCACCGTCCCACCTTAGATATCATCAACCGGAGCGGTGAGCACTTATTAGAGCTAATTAACGACATTTTGGAAATGTCCAAAATTGAGGCAGGGCGCACCACCCTCAATGAAAAAATCATTGATTGCCATCGTTTGTTGGATAATCTCCAGGCTCTTTTCCAACTAAGGGCTCAGGAAAAACAACTCCTCCTTAAAGTGGAGCGATCGCCGGAGGTGCCCGAATGGATTAAGACTGACGGGGGCAAATTGCGGCAGGTGTTGATTAATTTGTTGGCCAATGCCATTAAGTTTACTGCCCAGGGCGGTGTCACCCTCAAGGTTAAATGCCTGACCGCTCCCCAGACTGATGAAGGTCAAGGAGCATCCATCTGGCTTCATTTTTTAGTGTCGGATACGGGGCCGGGCATTGCTGCCCATGAAATGGATGAACTGTTTGTACCCTTTGCCCAGACAGAAACGGGGCTTAAGTCTTGTCAGGGGAATGGTTTAGGGCTGCCCATTAGCCAAAAATTTGTTCAGTTGATGGGGGGACAAATTCAAGTCAGGAGCAAGGTCGATCAAGGTAGTGCTTTCTTTTTTGCCATTCCAGTGCAGGTGATGGCGGCCCCCAAGCCAACCCCGGAAACTTCAGCGGTTACCCTGCCGCCGTTAGATCAGTACAATCAAAAAGTTCTTGTGGTGGACGATCGCCCGGAAAGTCGGTTACTACTGCGCCAATTACTCACTAGTCTGGGCTTTGTTGTCCAAGAAGCGGAAAACGGAGAAATGGCGATCGCCCTGTGGGAAAGTTGGCATCCCCAGGTAATTTTGATGGATATGCAAATGCCAGTGCTGGATGGTCGGAGCACTACTCAAAAAATTAAAGCCAGCCCCCAAGGTCAACATACGATCATTATTGCCCTCACCGCCAGTGCTTTTGAAGGGGAACGGGCCGAAATTCTTAGCGCCGGCTGTGACGACTTTTTAAGTAAGCCCTTCCGCCCCGAAGAATTGATTGCCCTTCTGGCTAAACACCTGGCCGTGGCTTTACCTTCCCAGGGGCAACCACCGGCTTCCCCTCTCCGGCCATTTCCTGTGATAACGGCTCCGTCCCTATCAGAACAATTGGCTAAAACTCCCCAGTCCTGGCGACAAAAGATGGCAAAAATGGCTTTAGAATGCAATGACGATGACCTGATTACCTTGGTTGAGTCCCTGCCGACCTTGTCCCCATCCTTAGCTCATCTATTGGCCACCTGGGCCAGGGAATATCGTTTTGAGCAGATTTTCCTAGTGGTTGAATCCAGTTTTGGGGCGGTGACCCTAGCGGGGTAA